The following are from one region of the Theropithecus gelada isolate Dixy chromosome 6, Tgel_1.0, whole genome shotgun sequence genome:
- the TIFAB gene encoding TRAF-interacting protein with FHA domain-containing protein B: MEKPLTILRVSLYHPTLGPSAFANVPPRLQHDTSPLLLGRGQDAHLQLQLPHLSRRHLSLEPYLEKGSAMLAFCLKVLSRKGCVWVNGLTLRYLEQVTLSTVNRLSFSGIQMLVRVEEGTSLEAFVCYFHVSPSPLIYRPEAEETDEWEGISQEQPPPGSGQQTSGCLGFLHGPSQTWDSPPQPRPGGGTEIQLQRELPDSTLC; this comes from the coding sequence ATGGAGAAGCCCCTCACCATCCTGCGAGTGAGCCTGTACCACCCCACGCTGGGCCCATCTGCCTTTGCCAATGTGCCACCACGGCTGCAGCATGACACCAGCCCTCTGTTGCTCGGACGGGGGCAGGACGCCCACCTCCAGCTGCAGCTCCCCCACCTCTCCCGTCGTCACCTGTCCCTGGAGCCCTACCTGGAGAAAGGCAGTGCCATGTTGGCCTTCTGCCTCAAGGTCCTGAGCCGCAAGGGCTGTGTGTGGGTCAATGGGCTGACGCTGAGGTACCTGGAGCAGGTCACCCTGAGTACCGTCAACAGGCTCTCCTTCTCAGGCATCCAGATGCTGGTTCGCGTAGAAGAAGGCACATCCCTGGAGGCCTTTGTCTGCTATTTCCATGTCAGCCCTTCACCCCTGATTTACAGACCTGAGGCTGAGGAAACTGACGAATGGGAAGGCATCTCCCAGGAGCAGCCTCCCCCTGGTTCAGGGCAGCAGACTTCAGGTTGCCTGGGGTTTCTCCACGGCCCTTCCCAGACTTGGGACAGCCCTCCCCAGCCAAGACCTGGAGGAGGAACAGAAATACAGCTCCAGAGGGAACTCCCAGACAGTACACTCTGCTAG
- the DCANP1 gene encoding LOW QUALITY PROTEIN: dendritic cell nuclear protein 1 (The sequence of the model RefSeq protein was modified relative to this genomic sequence to represent the inferred CDS: inserted 2 bases in 1 codon; substituted 3 bases at 3 genomic stop codons), with the protein MHVVGAATHIQNSRSHGLEAAPGHERLERGAGGETPESPGCHSPAPPDTLGMSCCPXSGPLQGFSEGLSPPGSSRPLPTGVLREERVQFLHRGLCNXDLWSEASASPSGTQDELHSSXRKTGQTRREGARKHLACSFRFYLFTVHTVSPGNSHLALCQVFKTVKLCPSKTSFFLSRKSLKSSDPWHPPSLSPNSXNRQAGFRAWSSHLISLSFTCSDNRSRRVSSSQQPPLHSLSSHRRAAHASE; encoded by the exons ATGCATGTTGTGGGAGCAGCAACCCACATACAGAACTCAAGAAGCCATGGCCTGGAGGCTGCACCCGGACACGAAAGACTGGAGAGAGGAGCTGGTGGGGAAACCCCAGAGTCCCCAGGGTGCCACTCCCCAGCTCCACCAGACACTTTGGGAATGAGCTGCTGCCC GAGTGGCCCTCTCCAGGGTTTCAGTGAGGGTCTCTCCCCTCCAGGGAGTAGCAGACCCTTGCCAACTGGAGTCCTGAGAGAGGAGAGAGTTCAATTCCTCCACAGGGGACTCTGCAACTGAGATCTTTGGAGTGAAGCATCCGCGAGCCCCTCAGGGACCCAGGATGAACTGCACAGCAGCTGAAGGAAGACAGGTCAGACCAGGCGGGAGGGAGCCAGGAAACATCTGGCCTGTAGTTTCAGATTCTACCTGTTCACAGTTCACACAGTCTCCCCGGGAAACTCACACCTTGCCCTATGCCAAGTTTTTAAGACAGTTAAGCTCTGCCCATCCAAgacttcatttttcttgagtaGAAAATCACTGAAATCGTCAGATCCATGGCACCCACCCTCACTTTCTCCTAACAGTTGAAACCGTCAGGCTGGCTTCAGGGCCTGGTCTTCGCACTTGATATCACTATCCTTCACCTGCTCAGACAACCGGAGCAGGCGGGTGAGTTCCTCCCAGCAACCTCCACTGCATTCTCTCAGCTCCCACCGCAGGGCAGCCCATGCGTCTGAgtga